A single region of the Epinephelus moara isolate mb chromosome 16, YSFRI_EMoa_1.0, whole genome shotgun sequence genome encodes:
- the LOC126402357 gene encoding P2Y purinoceptor 1-like, whose protein sequence is MKNTTGRCVSFDFTGRFLPPVYIIVFIVGLVANGWGLKSLLHNWKKLKIINVFILNLGLADILYLLTLPFLMVYYFMGGKWIFGDAFCKITRFCFYLNLYGSIGFLTCISVYRYLAVVHAVRVMGRLTLTRSVGISAMVWVLVSAQSLPDVFYTKTYGNSTEKCVDTTTNTYVESYLNYTLGRTLTGFCIPFLITLGCYGHVIVVLCRTNTTDKVQKQRSLRLLFILILLFSVCYIPYHVLKNLSLWSRVLCKQKIFVKWLKGADIAYQISRGLVCLNSALNPLVYLLGNEDIPAQFRQLLQQARQRVSRLPPTNSGSVPMAQLTGV, encoded by the coding sequence ATGAAGAATACAACTGGTCGTTGTGTCAGCTTTGACTTTACAGGCAGATTTCTGCCTCCTGTTTACATCATAGTCTTCATCGTTGGACTGGTAGCTAACGGATGGGGACTGAAGTCTTTGCTGCACAACTGGAAGAAGCTAAAAATCATCAATGTTTTCATTCTCAACCTTGGACTTGCTGATATTTTGTACCTGCTCACTCTCCCGTTCTTGATGGTGTACTACTTTATGGGGGGTAAATGGATCTTTGGAGACGCATTCTGCAAGATAACAAGATTCTGCTTCTACCTGAATCTCTATGGCAGCATCGGGTTCCTCACTTGTATAAGTGTTTACAGGTATCTGGCTGTTGTCCATGCAGTTCGAGTGATGGGAAGATTAACTCTGACTCGTTCTGTGGGGATCTCAGCCATGGTTTGGGTCCTGGTGAGCGCTCAAAGTCTCCCGGACGTGTTCTACACCAAAACATATGGAAACAGCACTGAGAAATGTGTTGATACCACCACCAACACCTACGTTGAGAGTTACCTGAACTACACCCTTGGACGGACACTCACTGGTTTTTGTATCCCATTCCTCATCACACTGGGCTGCTATGGACATGTGATTGTTGTTCTCTGCCGCACAAATACCACTGACAAGGTACAGAAACAGAGAAGTCTGAGGTTGTTGTTCATCTTGattcttctcttctctgtttGTTACATCCCCTATCATGTTTTAAAGAACCTCAGCCTCTGGTCAAGGGTTCTGTGTAAACAGAAGATATTTGTCAAATGGTTAAAAGGGGCAGACATTGCTTATCAGATAAGTCGAGGCCTTGTGTGTCTGAACAGCGCTCTTAACCCTCTGGTTTACCTCCTTGGAAATGAAGATATTCCTGCTCAGTTCAGACAGCTGCTCCAACAAGCTCGTCAGAGAGTCAGCCGTCTGCCTCCAACAAACTCTGGCAGTGTGCCCATGGCACAACTCACAGGAGTTTAA